The genomic window TGCCAATGGCCAAGTGTGCGACATTGCTCTGTTTGAACTAGAGGCCTAACTGGTGGTTTTGTTGATATACTTTAAATTGCAGATAGATTCTGTAGCTGAAGAAGTTGAACGTCAGAAGTCTTCTGCTGATATGGTAGACTTTGCAAATTGctggatgatttttatttatttttttaaaatttatttgcTTCAAGATTTCTTTACATAGTACTTCGGCATTGAAGAATAAACCTAAACCTTGCCCATGATCAAATTTGAAATGATTCTTGCAGGTGTTTCTATTTGGAGGTGTGGGCTCTTTGCATTCAGATGTCTCTATGGCAGGCATTGCAAAAGCCTTTGGAGTTCGTACGGTAAGCCACATTGCTGCAGTGGATTCATCTATTGTCAGAGCCCTCTCTTATAATTGCTATAAGCATGGGAAAGTTTTGGTTTGACTGTGATACTTACCTGTTGTATTTGTGTTTATTATCTATTTAAACCTTCATGATTATATAGTGGTAACTGCAACGTTTGAAAGGGATACCATACCACTATACATATATCTGCACTAATAGCGCAAGATTCTGAAGACCCTGTATTTTTGTTGTTTACTACGCATCTCGCaggttagaaaaataaaaatttaacaaCAATAGTGACATATAAACTCGCATAAGCATGAAGCTTTACATTcacttcctttttttcttttcttttttcttaccctttttttttgctgtaagtatgaaatttaaaaataaataaaatacaaacACAGTGACTTCATAGGTGAAACTCCAATGGGTATGCCAATAAAACCAAACCAGACATTTTACAGTATACTTGATAGGAATTGCATATAGGTGTGGCTTGATTATCCATTCAGCCTTAATAAGTTTGATATTCTTGGCTAGATGGGAGAGGGAAAGTTTCTTAGCAAACTGGTCCATATCTTTCTACAGTATCATCCTTGATTCTTGATACTTCAAGTCATCTTGTACTAAATGGTGCTTGTACGATAGTGTTGGATGTTAGAAGTATTCATTATTTTTGCTTTGATTATAGGCtcctgatgaagaatttgaagagtATCTCAGGCATCTTACTGGGGACCAGTGTACTGGTGATCGTAATGAGGTAATGTGATTTTCAAAATAATTACATAGTTTATTCTGTAGTTTCATTAGCTCCAAAGGATGTTTCTCCATTAGCTTATCTTTAACTTTAGCTGCATTGGTTGCCTTAACATGCAACAACATATTCAGATTCTCCGTCTTTTGATGATAGAGTCAGTAATCATAAGATACTGTAATTTTTGTGACATTTCGATTCCGTACAATTAACATCAATAGGAAGGCTGGGTATTCATGGCTTTTCATTTCTTCGCGCGTTCATGTTCAAATTACTATATGGAGCGACTTCCAAGTTCTGGAAAGGTGCTTTTGATGCTAAAATTGGTTTTGATCTGTGTTGCTTTGTTTTCAGATGGCTCAGTTGCCTGAAGGCATCACTGAATTGTTGCACCATGAAATGCTACCGGTCCCTTTGGTATGTGTCCGCTGGTCATACATATTTGTATTTTGTGTTATTACTTACATTTCTACAGCTGTTAACTTGATTTATCTCCGATGTTCTGTGCCAAAGAAATGGATGCTGAGCTGTAAACTGTTAAAGAATATGATTGATTTCCATGTTCTAGGTTTTGATTATCTTCATTTGGCGCAGTATTATAACTTCTAAGTAAGTTATTTATGTTTACTGCAGATTAAATGCCAAAATGTGATCATTCTTTCTGCTACAAATGTTGATGAGCTGGACAAGCAATGGGACTGTCTGATTGGATCAGAAAGCTCTAGCAGCCAGCTAAAGTTAATGCCCCCTTTTTTGTCAAAGCATCTTAGCACTGCTCTTGCTGATGTATGTGGTAACATTGGTATATTGTGTTTTCACATATCTGTCATCTATGAAACATGTGCCATCTGTATTCTTTTTGCACGCTACATTGATATATCGCATTGACGTGTGCACTTCCCAAACTGCATAACAAGCACTCACCATTTTCTGTTAAAATACCTAGCTCATGATCCCTTCAACTCATCTTACTTTGTTGTCACGAGCAGTGAGGAAGTTTAACTGCATTTGATGTATGCTGACATCCACTATTGTTTTATGTTACGCAGGTAAAAATTGCTCAATTTGTTTCACAATTATGTCTTGAATTCCCGGATATTCGCATCGGTAAGACTAAGTGACCTGTCTATCCACTCTAATAAGGATGCTTATCATGAAAATGTGGAAGCTTGCTGATTTCTTAAACTTTTACTGTGCTTCACTGCAAAAATGCAGGATGTTACCGCAAATCCAGAATGGGACCCCAAATTGTCAGCTTCGTAGGGAAGGTATGTGGAACACAATTTAGCTAAGCACTCTCAATTTTTATTCCTATTTTTCCTCTTTTGCATCTTAAGTTTACCATCTTTAGTTGTAAAGCCATATTCTTATGTGCAACAGGACCATGCGAGAATGGAACTAGCTGTAAAAGCATTGCGCCAGAAATTTCATCCGGAAGCTTTCTCTGACATCAGCTGTGGGTGACTCTGCTCATATCCACTGCACTGACAGCAACTCTGGAGTATGGAAGGAGCAAAAGTCTGCTTGTTCTCTGAAGTTCCAGTATTCTTGAACTGAAAGGATTTTCGCTCCTTAGTCCAGATTCGAATGATGAATAGTAAAGAGTCTCCTTCAGCGCCTGAAGTGGAATATGAAGGAAGCAAAGGAGAGGAGGAACACAATTGGTCGACAACCTTATTGATAGAAGTAACAGAATTGTAAAATAATTCAAATATGTTCATGACCAATGATTCCACTTGACAAGCTCAGTTAAATTTTTTACACAGTTTTTCTAATCTGCTCTTATCTCCCTGAATCCCAACGAAACCGAATCCGACCTGGAGAAACCTTGCAGAATGTTGCTTTCAGCTAAGTTGTCTGTCACGGGTAAGAAACCCAGTGTTCTTCAAGTATTTGAGTTACTAAGTAAGGTACTACTACTGATAAGGTCATGAATTTGAGATCGAGGGACAGGAATGGTACCATTTtcgacaaaaaaaagaaaagaaaaggatcaTCATACCATTATATAATAATAATCAAATAATTAAGATAATCATGAAGTTTATCATAGATTGTTTTTTTATTACTAGTTTTCGTGGACTCTTTATCACTAACATCTTAGTATCACTTTATTCATAAgataacaaataaataaaaaatagcgTGAAATCCTGAACTATATAAATCACACTCCAGTACACCCACATGTTTCAGAGTATAAAATGAAGCTTCGTTACCCTTTTATCATGTCCCATGTACATAATCACATCCGACAAACTCTGCCAAATAGGCCAGGCCACTTCTAAGGTTCAGTCACTCACTCATCATCAATCAGCAGCAGTCCCCATTGATGTCTTGTGTACCGCAATCTCATACCCATCTTCACCTTCATCTCCATCAAGATCTTGTTCTTGCTCTTGTCCTTTctctggtgtttgttgttgtggttCAGATGACGAGTTATTATGCAGAATAACCCTTCTGTTGTTTTTCTGTTTATAAAGTTCTTCAAGTTGATCAAAATACGGGCATGTCTTTGAATCTTCCGGTCTTTTCTTGTTACTCTCTTTCACCTTCTTGTAGTATTTGTTAATGTTCTCCCATTTCTCTTTACATCTCTTGGCATTTCTATTATATCCTAGTTTTTTCATCCCAGTTGAAACCTCCTCCCATAACGGTCCTTTAGGACCATTATCTTGATACTTTGCTTCAAGGTCCGTTCTCATTTTAATCAGAGCTTCAATCTCCACCTTTGGCCATCTCGAAGAACTAATTCTCGGAGGAAAACTATTCTCATCCTTATTCCCATTATTGTTATTATCTGATGATGGCCTTATTATTGGTGGCGGGTTGTCATCAATTTTCTCCTGCTCCTGTAAATTAGGCACTGGAATTATCTGATTATTATTACTACTAGGTGTAGGCTGTTGAGATGTTGACGACGATGACATTTTCTGCAAGAATGCAATGACAGCCGCATCTTTGGCTGCAGCAATAGATCTTTCTTGGATTAAAATCTCGTGTTCTCGATTAATTCTCGCTAATTCTTGCATCTTCCATTGCTCTTCCTTCACCATACGTTGATGTTCATATTTCTCTATAGCTTCCAAGAATTCCTTTTGCAACGTTTCCTGCTTTTGTATAACTCCGTTCATTAGATTCTCAAAGAAAATCGTCAATTTCCTTTTCTTATTTTGCGTTGGAGTACCTTCCGAGTCTTCACCGCCCAACGAGAACATAGAAGAGGAGGTTGACGGTGAAGTCGTCATAAATTCAGTAGTCGTACTAATATTTGGTAGCTTAGATGGAATTGGAATAGCGGTAGTAATAGTGGTGGGTTGGGATGAATTAGTAATAGTAATTGGATCCGTGGGTGCCATCAATGTTGCAGCAGGAGGTAAAGATGAAGCTTGCTTTATATCCGCCgggagtgatgatgatgatgatgaggggaATTGATTCTCTAAAGCTTCTAATTGATCAAAGAATCTATAGGTTTTGCCATCTTGTTTTGTAGATCTTCCATCTTTAGTTCTTTTATGATATTTGTAGACATTCTCAAACTTCTCTTTGCATTTCTTTGCATTTCTATGGTAGCCAAGATCTGCCAATTTTCTAAAAATTTGGAAGAACTAGAAAAAATCAGTTCTTTCTCACAGTAGCATAATGGAGAGCTTAAATAGTTTAAAGGTtgacaaaaacaaataaataaaaatcaagaaAAGATTCAAAAGGAAAAAGACAACAGAAGAGAGAATAATCAGACAGCTTTAATGGGACTACTTGTTCTCTCTTTCAAGTTACcatgaaagaaaacaaagaaaagagtACTGGTGCTGATTGAGAAGATGATAAAAATCATAACTTCACAGATCCCAAAGTTCATGATAAGACTATGATTATTGTCTATGTTGTTAACACCAATGCAACTGAATAACATAATAAAAATGGAACAAATGAAACATAGTATATAGATAGATAGATCCAGGATTAATTCaagaattcaaagaattattaCCTGGAAACTTCTTCCCAGAGTGGGCCTTTAAGAGTTGAATCTCTGAAGATAACATCCATATCAGACCTTATCTTTAACAAAGCCATAGTTTCTTGCCGAGGCCACCGACTTCCACCGCTTGAATTCCGGTCACCTTCTTCACTTAAACCACCTGCAGTGATTCTTAATCTCTCATTTTCTGGGAAATCAACATTCATCGAACCACTTTCATTGTTGACACTActagttgcagcagcagcaccgCCGGAATTGCCAATCAAACTAGACATCTCGTGAAGAGAAATTATTATAATTTACAGCTACAAAAATAAATATCTTCTTGTAAGTGAATTTGTACTACTACTAACTCGATCTCTCAaaacttttttattttgttttgtttgttgcttcagtTATATGGAATCTGTAACAATTTATCTTGTTGGTTACTCATCTTTTTCTACTTGTGGTTTGTTTCTCTCTCTTGCTgtaataagaaaaagaagaacgtGGGTTGAGATGCTCTCATGGTATTCATAAAAATGGCAGGAGAAGAAGATTAGaaggaagtaaaaaaaaaaaaaagttaaaagaaTTTCGTCATCAGCAGTAACAGCTGCAGATAGCGACGATGGTGATAACAAGTTGGTTTTGTCTGTCCAGCTAAATATAGTTAAAAGCCGACTCATGTAGGTCATCCCTTGCTTTTTGTGCCCTTTCGGTTTTTAGGGTCAGTTTTCATTTTATTACCCCTAACGCTCCTAGTAGCCTAGTTGGCCATGgggttgattttttgttttttcacaccTTGTAAATCATGATCCGGATATCCCTTCTGGTTAAATTAATTACTTTACTGGTCTTCTTGTTTGGAGAAGGCGAGTTTTGAACTTAGGTCATCACTGGTATCATCGTCCAGTAACACCGGTTATTGTTAAGAAATTGCAATTTGACAAGAGCAATGATATGTGAAGAAGATTAAAAATCATGTGATATTATGGTACTATTGACAAGACAAATCAAAATATCCTTGAGGCGAGTAAATCTAGATGGCCCAAagtttttattcttttctttatGAACCTTTTCTGTTTTCAGCATCTTGCGGAACCTACACCGAAAATTTTACATACTACTAGTAGttttactgcaagctcatcatcATACTCACAAGCACGGGCAAATTTTTAAATGCTTCTTTCCGACTTCCCTTATTAAAAATCGGCCAAGTACAAGTTGTGCTTTACATCTTGGTTAGTCTAATCGAGCGCAGCCTTGAACGGCGCCAGATATCCTAATGGCCGAGTAGCACGACTTGTTTAAATCTTGATACACTTGTTTATGGTGTCTTCACACTCTACCCACTGAAAATTAACTAGTGGATAACCCAAGACATGATGGCACCGCATTGTTGAGGTGGTGGCGGAGGTGCTGCTGGTGAAGAGATTCTGACCACCTTGTATCTCTCTTTTGCTACCTTCCATCCTGAAACAACCAAAACTTTACTGGTAACAGATTATGTATGTCTATGATAATAGAGATGAGGAAACAGATTCCGTGTGTTGCTTGCGACTTGTGAGAGCAAGATAATCAGACTTTCGTAGAGATATATATAGATAGGTACTACACATTGAACTACAATACTACTCCAATACGCAACAAAGTAGAAGCACCCACAAAGAAATTAGCAATGCTTATGCTAAGCAGACTTTTCTGTTAATTAATAAACCATCTATCTAATCATGTCTAAATCATTGACTTAACAAATTTGTTTTCGGACCATGGCAAATTGGTGAATTATATAGGAAAGACGGTGCAGCTAGGTGAAGCATGAAAAGTGTACCGATATCAGGAGAGCATTTCAAAGAAAAGTTCGCCGTAGTATTGTTGCCCTAGCCTAGGCCCCTAGGTTGTAATAGTGAACTGCCACAATTTAAATTTTTCCAGAAATTTAAAAAACATCTGAAGTTTATTTTTTCTCGAGGTAATGAAATTTCTGCTTGGCATTTTCACAAACAGTTAAAGTGTGTTACTGAGAGATTTTGTAATGAAGAGAACTGTACCTGATTAAGGTGGTGGTGAGAGCAGCACAATTAGTGaatggtggtgatggtgttgctggttattacggtggtggtggtgaaggtttGGAGGAGGAAATAGCACCGCCATGAGGAAACGAGTCTCAGTTAAAAAAACAAAATAGTTATTACAAATTTATTTCGGTTATTAGGTAGGCCAGTGAATAACACAAACACGGAGGTGCATTCACTTATTTGGCTTCCTACAAGTCTAAATTACCCTTGCTTGTTATATTTAACTACCCCTAGAGTAAGCTTTTTTAAAGAGAAGGGGTACACTAGTCTTTTAAGGTGCACAAACACGTACCAAAGATGATTAACTTCAAAATGGCAATCCTTTCATAGGCCCGCATGTCATAAATTaacatctgttttttttttgtgaactaAAATTCGCCATTTACAATTTTATCCACAAATACTCTGAATTATAACGTGTTTAGATATCAGAAGTTGTTTTTTTTGACTTCCAGGAATCCAATTCTACCACATAATTTTAAatgatttctaaaaataaaaaaagttaactttttccAAATCAATACTTCTGCAAGAATAAAAACATTTTTGCTTCAAGTATCCACGCATATTTTTAGAGATGAAAAACTCTTATAAATTCCAACGTAACTTCCGGTGAATGGTCAATTTTTATCCGGATACATTTAGGTACGATAACATCACAAAATTATTAATCCCATGTTACATAGGTTTAACTTTGAACGAACCATGTGCTTCTTATACCGAACGCGAATTGTATCCGCTGATTAGAAGCAATCCAGAGCGTCTAGCGAGATGGAAGGTGGAGCTAAGCTTCATCTCTAACTCACTTGGACAGCAATGTTGATTTGTCGGTTCCTAGAATTGAACACTTTGATTGCAATGTTGATGTGTAAATCTTATTATCAAAACATATAACAGTAAAGTGACTAACAGGGTTGAGGGGGCCATGTGGACGAATAATGTTCATCAATGTAGTCAAGCTAGTGGGACCCGTTGTGGTTATTTCATGAACTTCACACATTAAATTTTAGTATTTATATGCAAGAATGTCAAAACGAATAATGTACTACTGTATTTCAAGATGGAGGATTTGATCTAcctttttttattgttttctttgcaTGTGAAGTGGTTTGCTTCTTTGCCACATCCTAGGCGGGTATAGTAGATGATGCCATTAAAAATTCACCGAAAAACAAGAATCAAGATATAGAAACTCCTCCCAACGAAGAAGAGCACCCAACATTTGCTATATGTTAGTATACTTAACAGGCTTAAGTTAATTGGGATCAGCAGAGATATTAGGAGATTCTTTATGTAAAAGATTTTGGATGACTTTCCGTGTgtgtagagattttgggagac from Papaver somniferum cultivar HN1 unplaced genomic scaffold, ASM357369v1 unplaced-scaffold_19, whole genome shotgun sequence includes these protein-coding regions:
- the LOC113339032 gene encoding trihelix transcription factor GT-2-like, which encodes MSSLIGNSGGAAAATSSVNNESGSMNVDFPENERLRITAGGLSEEGDRNSSGGSRWPRQETMALLKIRSDMDVIFRDSTLKGPLWEEVSRKLADLGYHRNAKKCKEKFENVYKYHKRTKDGRSTKQDGKTYRFFDQLEALENQFPSSSSSSLPADIKQASSLPPAATLMAPTDPITITNSSQPTTITTAIPIPSKLPNISTTTEFMTTSPSTSSSMFSLGGEDSEGTPTQNKKRKLTIFFENLMNGVIQKQETLQKEFLEAIEKYEHQRMVKEEQWKMQELARINREHEILIQERSIAAAKDAAVIAFLQKMSSSSTSQQPTPSSNNNQIIPVPNLQEQEKIDDNPPPIIRPSSDNNNNGNKDENSFPPRISSSRWPKVEIEALIKMRTDLEAKYQDNGPKGPLWEEVSTGMKKLGYNRNAKRCKEKWENINKYYKKVKESNKKRPEDSKTCPYFDQLEELYKQKNNRRVILHNNSSSEPQQQTPEKGQEQEQDLDGDEGEDGYEIAVHKTSMGTAAD